One segment of Alnus glutinosa chromosome 2, dhAlnGlut1.1, whole genome shotgun sequence DNA contains the following:
- the LOC133860085 gene encoding aspartokinase 2, chloroplastic isoform X2, whose amino-acid sequence MEAGLQFAGVKTLCPVSSRRSSYFRPLCTKRLRFSTFAASASGLSHTSVKSCCRSRVLKVSCEVGSVDVLERKETENQGFGEAGNQLTCVMKFGGSSVANAERMREVAELILGFPNERPVIVLSAMGKTTNKLLLAGETAVGCGVTNISSIEELSFVKALHLETVEELGIDKSTVATHLEELEQLLKGIAMMKELTLRTKDYLVSFGECMSTRIFAAYLNKIGVKARQYDAFEIGFITTDDFTNADILEATYPAVAKKLNGDWVYEPAIPIVTGFLGKGWRSCAVTTLGRGGSDLTATTIGKALGLREIQVWKDVDGVLTCDPNIYPRAEPVPYLTFDEAAELAYFGAQVLHPQSMRPAREGDIPVRVKNSYNPKAPGTLITRTRDMSKAVLTSIVLKRNITMLDIASTRMLGQYGFLAKVFSTFEDLGISVDVVATSEVSISLTLDPSKLWSRELIQQELDHVVEELEKIAVVNLLQHRSIISLIGNVQKSSLILEKAFRVLRTNKVNVQMISQGASKVNISLVVNDNEAEQCVRALHSAFFESDLL is encoded by the exons ATGGAGGCCGGATTGCAATTTGCTGGAGTTAAGACTTTGTGCCCCGTTTCATCGAGGAGATCTTCATATTTCCGGCCTCTATGCACAAAGCGGCTTCGTTTTTCTACTTTTGCTGCTTCGGCATCCGGACTATCGCATACGAGTGTGAAGAGTTGTTGTAGAAGCAGAGTTTTGAAAGTGAGTTGCGAGGTAGGGAGTGTGGATGTCCTTGAAAGGAAGGAAACGGAGAATCAAGGTTTCGGCGAAGCAGGGAATCAATTGACGTGTGTCATGAAGTTCGGTGGCTCGTCGGTGGCCAACGctgagagaatgagagaggtAGCTGAGCTCATTCTCGGCTTCCCGAATGAGAGACCGGTGATTGTTTTATCGGCAATGGGAAAGACGACGAACAAGCTTTTGTTG GCTGGAGAAACGGCTGTCGGCTGTGGTGTTACTAACATATCGAGTATTGAGGAGTTGAGCTTTGTAAAAGCACTGCATCTCGAGACTGTGGAAGAGCTTGGAATAGACAAGTCTACTGTAGCAA cACACCTAGAAGAATTGGAGCAGCTTCTCAAGGGAATTGCTATGATGAAAGAGCTGACTCTAAGGACAAAAGACTACCTAGTTTCATTTGGGGAGTGCATGTCCACTAGGATCTTTGCAGcatatttgaataaaattggTGTAAAAGCTCGCCAA TATGATGCCTTTGAGATTGGTTTTATAACCACAGATGACTTTACGAATGCGGATATTTTGGAAGCAACTTATCCAGCTGTTGCAAAGAAGTTGAATGGTGATTGGGTTTACGAGCCTGCAATACCAATTGTTACTGGCTTCCTTGGAAAG GGCTGGAGGTCATGTGCAGTTACTACATTGGGTAGGGGTGGTAGTGATTTAACAGCCACAACCATTGGTAAAGCACTAGGATTGCGAGAGATACAG GTGTGGAAGGATGTTGATGGTGTTTTAACATGTGATCCTAATATATATCCACGGGCAGAACCTGTTCCATATTTGACATTTGATGAGGCTGCTGAACTTGCATATTTTGGTGCTCAG GTCCTGCATCCGCAGTCCATGAGACCAGCTAGAGAAGGTGATATTCCTGTTAGGGTTAAAAACTCTTACAACCCTAAAGCTCCAGGTACTCTCATAACCAGGACAAGAGACATGAGTAAG GCAGTACTAACTAGCATTGTTTTGAAAAGGAATATAACTATGTTGGATATTGCTAGCACTAGAATGCTTGGTCAATATGGCTTCCTTGCAAAG GTATTTTCAACATTTGAAGACTTGGGCATATCGGTGGATGTTGTGGCCACCAGTGAAGTCAGTATTTCCTTGACACTGGATCCGTCAAAGCTTTGGAGCAGAGAACTAATTCAGCAG GAACTTGACCATGTTGTTGAAGAACTCGAGAAGATTGCTGTTGTAAACCTTCTTCAGCACAGATCAATAATTTCTCTTATAGGAAATGTTCAGAAATCATCACTGATACTAGAGAAG GCATTTCGTGTTCTTCGAACAAATAAAGTCAATGTTCAGATGATCTCACAGGGTGCATCTAAG GTTAATATTTCGTTGGTTGTGAATGACAATGAAGCAGAGCAATGTGTGAGGGCGCTCCACTCAGCCTTCTTTGAAAGTGATCTtctctaa
- the LOC133860085 gene encoding aspartokinase 2, chloroplastic isoform X1 translates to MEAGLQFAGVKTLCPVSSRRSSYFRPLCTKRLRFSTFAASASGLSHTSVKSCCRSRVLKVSCEVGSVDVLERKETENQGFGEAGNQLTCVMKFGGSSVANAERMREVAELILGFPNERPVIVLSAMGKTTNKLLLAGETAVGCGVTNISSIEELSFVKALHLETVEELGIDKSTVATHLEELEQLLKGIAMMKELTLRTKDYLVSFGECMSTRIFAAYLNKIGVKARQYDAFEIGFITTDDFTNADILEATYPAVAKKLNGDWVYEPAIPIVTGFLGKGWRSCAVTTLGRGGSDLTATTIGKALGLREIQVWKDVDGVLTCDPNIYPRAEPVPYLTFDEAAELAYFGAQVLHPQSMRPAREGDIPVRVKNSYNPKAPGTLITRTRDMSKAVLTSIVLKRNITMLDIASTRMLGQYGFLAKVFSTFEDLGISVDVVATSEVSISLTLDPSKLWSRELIQQASELDHVVEELEKIAVVNLLQHRSIISLIGNVQKSSLILEKAFRVLRTNKVNVQMISQGASKVNISLVVNDNEAEQCVRALHSAFFESDLL, encoded by the exons ATGGAGGCCGGATTGCAATTTGCTGGAGTTAAGACTTTGTGCCCCGTTTCATCGAGGAGATCTTCATATTTCCGGCCTCTATGCACAAAGCGGCTTCGTTTTTCTACTTTTGCTGCTTCGGCATCCGGACTATCGCATACGAGTGTGAAGAGTTGTTGTAGAAGCAGAGTTTTGAAAGTGAGTTGCGAGGTAGGGAGTGTGGATGTCCTTGAAAGGAAGGAAACGGAGAATCAAGGTTTCGGCGAAGCAGGGAATCAATTGACGTGTGTCATGAAGTTCGGTGGCTCGTCGGTGGCCAACGctgagagaatgagagaggtAGCTGAGCTCATTCTCGGCTTCCCGAATGAGAGACCGGTGATTGTTTTATCGGCAATGGGAAAGACGACGAACAAGCTTTTGTTG GCTGGAGAAACGGCTGTCGGCTGTGGTGTTACTAACATATCGAGTATTGAGGAGTTGAGCTTTGTAAAAGCACTGCATCTCGAGACTGTGGAAGAGCTTGGAATAGACAAGTCTACTGTAGCAA cACACCTAGAAGAATTGGAGCAGCTTCTCAAGGGAATTGCTATGATGAAAGAGCTGACTCTAAGGACAAAAGACTACCTAGTTTCATTTGGGGAGTGCATGTCCACTAGGATCTTTGCAGcatatttgaataaaattggTGTAAAAGCTCGCCAA TATGATGCCTTTGAGATTGGTTTTATAACCACAGATGACTTTACGAATGCGGATATTTTGGAAGCAACTTATCCAGCTGTTGCAAAGAAGTTGAATGGTGATTGGGTTTACGAGCCTGCAATACCAATTGTTACTGGCTTCCTTGGAAAG GGCTGGAGGTCATGTGCAGTTACTACATTGGGTAGGGGTGGTAGTGATTTAACAGCCACAACCATTGGTAAAGCACTAGGATTGCGAGAGATACAG GTGTGGAAGGATGTTGATGGTGTTTTAACATGTGATCCTAATATATATCCACGGGCAGAACCTGTTCCATATTTGACATTTGATGAGGCTGCTGAACTTGCATATTTTGGTGCTCAG GTCCTGCATCCGCAGTCCATGAGACCAGCTAGAGAAGGTGATATTCCTGTTAGGGTTAAAAACTCTTACAACCCTAAAGCTCCAGGTACTCTCATAACCAGGACAAGAGACATGAGTAAG GCAGTACTAACTAGCATTGTTTTGAAAAGGAATATAACTATGTTGGATATTGCTAGCACTAGAATGCTTGGTCAATATGGCTTCCTTGCAAAG GTATTTTCAACATTTGAAGACTTGGGCATATCGGTGGATGTTGTGGCCACCAGTGAAGTCAGTATTTCCTTGACACTGGATCCGTCAAAGCTTTGGAGCAGAGAACTAATTCAGCAGGCAAGC GAACTTGACCATGTTGTTGAAGAACTCGAGAAGATTGCTGTTGTAAACCTTCTTCAGCACAGATCAATAATTTCTCTTATAGGAAATGTTCAGAAATCATCACTGATACTAGAGAAG GCATTTCGTGTTCTTCGAACAAATAAAGTCAATGTTCAGATGATCTCACAGGGTGCATCTAAG GTTAATATTTCGTTGGTTGTGAATGACAATGAAGCAGAGCAATGTGTGAGGGCGCTCCACTCAGCCTTCTTTGAAAGTGATCTtctctaa
- the LOC133860086 gene encoding protein PXR1, whose protein sequence is MACTIDFRCLDEGFGGKTYKRKREESQNQINEATAPMEVEEEADTCPPAAKRWAVASAENPDKPSYTGVISGRVSGRKWKQARKQRASAAKVSLKGTSFEERDKQKEIKKAYKERMTELKEAIRQNKVEKRKKREEREKKKKENILRSGTKLQKITNPKTLKKIAQSKQKKLLKVVPDEMFNKNKKKN, encoded by the coding sequence ATGGCGTGCACAATCGATTTCCGGTGCCTCGACGAGGGCTTCGGCGGCAAGACCTACAAGCGGAAGCGAGAGGAATCCCAGAATCAGATCAATGAAGCCACGGCCCCCATGGAGGTCGAAGAGGAGGCGGATACGTGTCCACCTGCGGCGAAGAGATGGGCGGTTGCGTCGGCGGAGAACCCGGACAAGCCGAGCTATACCGGGGTGATATCGGGGAGGGTCTCTGGCCGGAAATGGAAGCAGGCGAGGAAGCAGAGAGCGTCGGCAGCTAAGGTGAGCCTGAAGGGCACGAGCTTCGAGGAGAGGGACAAGCAGAAGGAGATAAAGAAGGCGTACAAGGAGAGGATGACGGAGCTGAAGGAGGCGATTAGGCAGAACAAGgtggagaagaggaagaagagggaggagagggagaagaagaagaaggagaacaTTCTGAGGTCCGGGACCAAGCTCCAGAAGATCACCAATCCCAAGACATTGAAGAAGATCGCTCAGTCCAAGCAGAAGAAGCTCCTCAAGGTTGTTCCCGACGAGATGttcaacaagaacaagaagaagaactaG
- the LOC133860087 gene encoding light-regulated protein 1, chloroplastic — translation MQAALGIAPALLPLTPSKKFTPLTSFPPKLTASLAARFTPIKATPESSDTATVDYNSTTSVFPAEACETIGGEACVADIYPEVRIQPEARNSTQKIASEKVEREYLEYNDAKTVFQGEACDDLGGAFCDPEYQEGVY, via the exons ATGCAGGCAGCTCTAGGCATTGCTCCGGCTCTTCTCCCTTTGACACCCTCCAAGAAGTTCACCCCACTGACCAGTTTTCCTCCCAAGTTAACCGCCTCACTTGCTGCCCGCTTTACCCCAATCAAAGCAACTCCCGAGTCCTCTGACACTGCTACAGTTGATTACAATTCCACAACCTC TGTATTTCCTGCAGAAGCCTGCGAGACTATAGGTGGAGAAGCCTGCGTGGCAGACATATATCCTGAAGTAAGGATCCAACCAGAGGCCAGAAACAGCACACAAAAAATTGCTTCTGAGAAAGTTGAGAGAGAATATCTCGAGTACAATGATGCAAAGAC GGTTTTCCAAGGCGAGGCTTGTGATGATCTTGGAGGAGCATTCTGCGACCCTGAGTATCAGGAGGGGGTCTACTAG
- the LOC133860090 gene encoding sialyltransferase-like protein 1: MRAHKASSSNNGNNRRPTLLHLVCAAVLFSLLVFAIQSSFFTGDQKSDLNREEVRVLSEFQSGVQQCVANRGLGLTAHIIDHCKLILKFPEGTNSTWYNAQFKIYEPLEYTYDVCEAILLWEQYRNMTTVLTREYLDARPDGWLEYAAKRIAQLGADKCYNRSLCEEHLNMILPAKPPFHPRQFGTCAVVGNSGDLLKTKFGKEIDSHDAVIRDNEAPVNEKYAKYVGSKRDFRLVVRGAARNMVTILNGSTNEVLIIKSVTHRDFNAMIKSIPNPVYLFQGIVLRRGAKGTGMKSIELALSMCDIVDVYGFTVDPGYTEWTRYFSTPRKGHNPLQGRAYYQLLECLGVIRIHSPMRSKRKQDWSDVPSRGMISRAHAAALRLKRSQAGQAGDLSQFGSCKVWGNVDPDSDGPLSGSPDMSDVRKYSNYSKWEVMPFESLRKEAQDQYIQMQGVSLYKMDGNKLDDLVCVRHSLKSEV, from the exons ATGAGAGCCCACAAGGCATCATCCTCGAACAACGGCAACAACAGACGACCGACGCTTCTCCATCTGGTGTGCGCTGCtgttctcttctctcttctcgtTTTTGCAATCCAATCCTCTTTCTTCACAG GTGATCAGAAATCAGATCTCAACAGAGAAGAAGTTCGGGTTTTATCGGAATTTCAGTCCGGTGTTCAGCAATGCGTG GCAAACAGGGGGCTTGGACTCACTGCACATATTATTGACCACTGTAAATTGATTCTTAAATTCCCCGAAGGCACTAACAGCACTTGG TACAATGCACAGTTTAAGATATATGAGCCATTGGAGTACACGTATGATGTTTGTGAGGCGATTCTATTGTGGGAACAG TATCGTAACATGACTACGGTGTTGACAAGAGAGTATCTAGATGCTCGGCCTGATGGGTGGCTAGAGTATGCAGCGAAAAGGATAGCACAATT GGGAGCAGATAAATGCTATAATCGCTCCCTTTGTGAGGAACACCTCAATATGATTTTACCCGCAAAGCCCCCTTTCCATCCCCGGCAGTTTGGCACGTGTGCAGTTGTTGGAAACTCAGGAGATCTCTTAAAGACGAAGTTTGGGAAAGAGATTGATAGTCATGATGCTGTTATACGGGACAATGAGGCTCCTGTTAATGAG AAATATGCCAAGTATGTTGGTTCGAAGAGGGATTTTCGACTTGTAGTGAGGGGTGCTGCACGTAACATGGTTACCATTTTAAATGGATCTA CTAATGAGGTACTTATAATTAAAAGTGTGACGCACAGAGATTTCAATGCAATGATTAAG AGTATTCCAAATCCTGTTTATCTCTTCCAAGGTATTGTGCTACGTCGAGGTGCCAAAGGAACTGGAATGAAATCTATAGAACTAGCCCTCTCCATGTGTGACATTGTTGACGTATATGGATTTACTGTTGATCCTGGTTATACTGAATG GACGCGATACTTCTCTACGCCTAGGAAGGGGCACAACCCACTTCAAGGGAGAGCATACTACCAGCTTCTAGAATGCCTTGGT GTTATTAGGATCCATTCTCCCATGAGATCCAAGAGGAAGCAAGACTGGTCAGATGTGCCTAGTCGAGGTATGATAAGCAGAGCTCATGCTGCAGCCTTGCGTTTAAAGAGGAGTCAAGCTGGTCAAGCGGGTGATTTGAGCCAGTTTGGTAGTTGTAAGGTGTGGGGCAACGTGGACCCTGACAGCGATGGACCTCTCTCAGGATCTCCAGACATGAGTGATGTCAGGAAGTATTCAAATTACAGTAAATGGGAAGTCATGCCTTTTGAGAGTTTAAGGAAGGAAGCACAGGATCAATATATACAAATGCAAGGTGTCTCCTTATACAAAATGGATGGCAATAAATTGGATGATCTAGTATGTGTGAGGCATTCCTTAAAATCTGAGGTATAA
- the LOC133860089 gene encoding uncharacterized protein LOC133860089 isoform X1, whose translation MSILPNNTQGSTTSSSSSVLPPNPNSQHGTTIHSQSHSPPSLSPQIKALRISDSQSPTSMPHNNSGPLASAAEDSSGSSKKVTELETPSGKKTLPHQNGDKNSQCHSGGQGVGLAQSMGKMSGSIVSPQNHPNMGSLSSHGSTMHSAGRKAQLINANHLLNFHYDPIPRPQHQPRAPPPRRQRKTKPYNKDLFLQANYKFVVLDSGNYTPESMDPDKMLMWDDIICVRYSTPFPVQCPICLEYPLCPQITSCGHIFCFPCILQYLLMGKEDHKGDSWKRCPLCFVMISPKDLYTIYIEDVKKYCVGDKIELMLLTRQKGSSTLSYKNKQDTDIMPCCNDAICDPFSKFTFTSDVDLSVRQAIFDLDGWLARADSGLVNDLEKLPYVCAAMEQLEQRKKYWNDHRACESNRSCKISDSQAASHVYASTAYATHTDYEACGFGLGTLSADVNEQIEWSGNFISDKSNGGARLDQTADENELLEGQDTFLSSSYDEKSLQRHSNDSGDANDNNSYNFYQAADGQHFILHPLNMRCLLHHYGSYDMLPHRIRGRILQLETVTQSEAIRKRYRYLSHFSLTTTFQLCEIDLSEMLTPDALYPFMDEIKKREKQRKQLAKKEQREKAKSEVAATYTMSIIPSFGQSSHDDSPTFSMDDFEALGSLPVTSSSPPLVGERKLFSNVTRLGFAAAHDSPALKIQEPNSLPDNGVTTNPSGINGLKNAGTPSFANIMSRAKSVETLDAPKMNEVGKKGKKPSRVLLSTAGGRRY comes from the exons ATGTCCATCTTGCCCAACAATACCCAAGGTTCTACGACGTCGTCTTCCTCCTCTGTGCTCCCTCCAAACCCTAATTCCCAACATGGAACAACAATACACTCTCAATCTCATTCTCCGCCCTCTCTTTCCCCCCAAATTAAAGCACTTCGGATCTCTGACTCTCAATCTCCCACCTCTATGCCCCACAATAATTCAG GGCCGTTGGCTTCAGCTGCAGAAGATTCTAGTGGATCTTCCAAAAAG GTGACTGAATTGGAGACACCAAGTGGTAAGAAGACTTTGCCTCACCAAAATGGTGACAAGAATTCCCAGTGTCACTCAGGTGGACAAGGGGTTGGATTAGCCCAGTCGATGGGGAAGATGTCAGGATCCATTGTTTCTCCTCAAAACCATCCAAATATGGGGTCTTTAAGTTCCCATGGAAGCACTATGCATTCAGCAGGTAGAAAAGCCCAGTTGATTAATGCTAACCACTTGCTGAATTTTCATTATGACCCCATTCCTCGTCCTCAACATCAACCAAGGGCTCCTCCACCAAGAAGACAGCGGAAGACAAAGCCATACAACAAAGATCTATTTCTCCAGGCAAATTACAAATTTGTGGTGTTAGATTCAGGAAATTATACGCCTGAATCGATGGATCCAGATAAAATGTTAATGTGGGATGATATAATATGTGTTAGGTATTCAACCCCATTTCCGGTGCAGTGTCCAATTTGTTTGGAGTATCCTCTCTGTCCACAAATAACCTCATGCGGCCACATATTTTGTTTCCCATGTATTCTGCAATACTTGTTAATGGGAAAGGAGGATCATAAAGGTGACAGCTGGAAAAGATGTCCACTATGTTTTGTGATGATATCACCGAAGGATTTATACACCATCTATATTGAGGATGTCAAGAAATATTGTGTTGGTGATAAAATAGAGTTAATGCTTTTGACTCGACAAAAGGGTTCGTCCACATTGTCGtataaaaacaaacaagacaCGGATATCATGCCTTGTTGCAATGATGCAATCTGTGATCCCTTTTCTAAGTTTACGTTTACTTCAGATGTCGATCTCTCAGTCAGACAAGCAATATTCGATCTAGATGGTTGGTTAGCAAGAGCAGATTCAGGGCTCGTGAATGACTTAGAGAAGCTTCCATATGTGTGTGCAGCAATGGAGCAATTAGAACAGAGGAAGAAGTATTGGAATGATCACCGGGCTTGTGAGAGCAATAGATCATGTAAAATTTCTGATTCTCAGGCTGCATCTCATGTATATGCATCAACTGCATATGCTACTCATACTGATTATGAGGCGTGTGGTTTTGGACTTGGAACTCTGTCTGCTGATGTAAATGAACAAATTGAATGGTCTGGTAATTTTATATCGGATAAGTCAAATGGAGGGGCTCGGTTGGATCAAACTGCTGATGAGAATGAATTGTTGGAAGGGCAAGACACATTTCTATCTTCTTCATATGATGAAAAGAGTCTGCAAAGGCACTCAAATGACTCTGGAGATGCAAACGACAATAATTCCTACAATTTCTACCAG GCAGCTGATGGTCAGCACTTCATTCTTCATCCCTTAAATATGAGGTGTCTTTTACACCATTATGGGAGTTATGATATGCTTCCACACAG AATAAGAGGAAGGATTTTACAGTTGGAGACGGTCACTCAATCAGAGGCCATTAGGAAGCGCTATCGGTACTTAAGTCATTTTTCCTTAACGACAACATTTCAG CTTTGTGAAATTGATCTGAGTGAGATGCTGACTCCAGATGCACTGTACCCATTCATGGATGAAATAAAGAAGCGTGAAAAGCAGAGGAAACAACTTGCCAAGAAG GAACAAAGGGAGAAAGCTAAGTCTGAAGTTGCCGCTACATATACCATGTCCATAATTCCCAGTTTTGGACAGTCCTCTCATGATGACTCGCCCACATTTTCCATGGATGACTTTGAAG CCTTGGGGAGCTTGCCCGTGACATCATCGAGCCCTCCACTTGTTGGGGAGAGGAAACTGTTCTCAAATGTTACCAGGCTTGGTTTTGCTGCTGCACACGATTCTCCAGCTCTGAAAATTCAAGAACCCAATTCTCTGCCCGACAATGGAGTGACAACTAATCCTTCTGGTATAAATG GTTTGAAAAATGCAGGGACGCCTTCATTTGCTAACATAATGTCCAGAGCAAAATCTGTTGAAACTTTGGATGCACCCAAGATGAACGAGGTGGGGAAGAAGGGGAAGAAACCGAGTCGAGTCCTTTTGTCGACGGCAGGAGGTCGGCGCTATTGA
- the LOC133860089 gene encoding uncharacterized protein LOC133860089 isoform X2 — translation MSILPNNTQGSTTSSSSSVLPPNPNSQHGTTIHSQSHSPPSLSPQIKALRISDSQSPTSMPHNNSGPLASAAEDSSGSSKKVTELETPSGKKTLPHQNGDKNSQCHSGGQGVGLAQSMGKMSGSIVSPQNHPNMGSLSSHGSTMHSAGRKAQLINANHLLNFHYDPIPRPQHQPRAPPPRRQRKTKPYNKDLFLQANYKFVVLDSGNYTPESMDPDKMLMWDDIICVRYSTPFPVQCPICLEYPLCPQITSCGHIFCFPCILQYLLMGKEDHKGDSWKRCPLCFVMISPKDLYTIYIEDVKKYCVGDKIELMLLTRQKGSSTLSYKNKQDTDIMPCCNDAICDPFSKFTFTSDVDLSVRQAIFDLDGWLARADSGLVNDLEKLPYVCAAMEQLEQRKKYWNDHRACESNRSCKISDSQAASHVYASTAYATHTDYEACGFGLGTLSADVNEQIEWSGNFISDKSNGGARLDQTADENELLEGQDTFLSSSYDEKSLQRHSNDSGDANDNNSYNFYQAADGQHFILHPLNMRCLLHHYGSYDMLPHRIRGRILQLETVTQSEAIRKRYRYLSHFSLTTTFQLCEIDLSEMLTPDALYPFMDEIKKREKQRKQLAKKEQREKAKSEVAATYTMSIIPSFGQSSHDDSPTFSMDDFEALGSLPVTSSSPPLVGERKLFSNVTRLGFAAAHDSPALKIQEPNSLPDNGVTTNPSGLKNAGTPSFANIMSRAKSVETLDAPKMNEVGKKGKKPSRVLLSTAGGRRY, via the exons ATGTCCATCTTGCCCAACAATACCCAAGGTTCTACGACGTCGTCTTCCTCCTCTGTGCTCCCTCCAAACCCTAATTCCCAACATGGAACAACAATACACTCTCAATCTCATTCTCCGCCCTCTCTTTCCCCCCAAATTAAAGCACTTCGGATCTCTGACTCTCAATCTCCCACCTCTATGCCCCACAATAATTCAG GGCCGTTGGCTTCAGCTGCAGAAGATTCTAGTGGATCTTCCAAAAAG GTGACTGAATTGGAGACACCAAGTGGTAAGAAGACTTTGCCTCACCAAAATGGTGACAAGAATTCCCAGTGTCACTCAGGTGGACAAGGGGTTGGATTAGCCCAGTCGATGGGGAAGATGTCAGGATCCATTGTTTCTCCTCAAAACCATCCAAATATGGGGTCTTTAAGTTCCCATGGAAGCACTATGCATTCAGCAGGTAGAAAAGCCCAGTTGATTAATGCTAACCACTTGCTGAATTTTCATTATGACCCCATTCCTCGTCCTCAACATCAACCAAGGGCTCCTCCACCAAGAAGACAGCGGAAGACAAAGCCATACAACAAAGATCTATTTCTCCAGGCAAATTACAAATTTGTGGTGTTAGATTCAGGAAATTATACGCCTGAATCGATGGATCCAGATAAAATGTTAATGTGGGATGATATAATATGTGTTAGGTATTCAACCCCATTTCCGGTGCAGTGTCCAATTTGTTTGGAGTATCCTCTCTGTCCACAAATAACCTCATGCGGCCACATATTTTGTTTCCCATGTATTCTGCAATACTTGTTAATGGGAAAGGAGGATCATAAAGGTGACAGCTGGAAAAGATGTCCACTATGTTTTGTGATGATATCACCGAAGGATTTATACACCATCTATATTGAGGATGTCAAGAAATATTGTGTTGGTGATAAAATAGAGTTAATGCTTTTGACTCGACAAAAGGGTTCGTCCACATTGTCGtataaaaacaaacaagacaCGGATATCATGCCTTGTTGCAATGATGCAATCTGTGATCCCTTTTCTAAGTTTACGTTTACTTCAGATGTCGATCTCTCAGTCAGACAAGCAATATTCGATCTAGATGGTTGGTTAGCAAGAGCAGATTCAGGGCTCGTGAATGACTTAGAGAAGCTTCCATATGTGTGTGCAGCAATGGAGCAATTAGAACAGAGGAAGAAGTATTGGAATGATCACCGGGCTTGTGAGAGCAATAGATCATGTAAAATTTCTGATTCTCAGGCTGCATCTCATGTATATGCATCAACTGCATATGCTACTCATACTGATTATGAGGCGTGTGGTTTTGGACTTGGAACTCTGTCTGCTGATGTAAATGAACAAATTGAATGGTCTGGTAATTTTATATCGGATAAGTCAAATGGAGGGGCTCGGTTGGATCAAACTGCTGATGAGAATGAATTGTTGGAAGGGCAAGACACATTTCTATCTTCTTCATATGATGAAAAGAGTCTGCAAAGGCACTCAAATGACTCTGGAGATGCAAACGACAATAATTCCTACAATTTCTACCAG GCAGCTGATGGTCAGCACTTCATTCTTCATCCCTTAAATATGAGGTGTCTTTTACACCATTATGGGAGTTATGATATGCTTCCACACAG AATAAGAGGAAGGATTTTACAGTTGGAGACGGTCACTCAATCAGAGGCCATTAGGAAGCGCTATCGGTACTTAAGTCATTTTTCCTTAACGACAACATTTCAG CTTTGTGAAATTGATCTGAGTGAGATGCTGACTCCAGATGCACTGTACCCATTCATGGATGAAATAAAGAAGCGTGAAAAGCAGAGGAAACAACTTGCCAAGAAG GAACAAAGGGAGAAAGCTAAGTCTGAAGTTGCCGCTACATATACCATGTCCATAATTCCCAGTTTTGGACAGTCCTCTCATGATGACTCGCCCACATTTTCCATGGATGACTTTGAAG CCTTGGGGAGCTTGCCCGTGACATCATCGAGCCCTCCACTTGTTGGGGAGAGGAAACTGTTCTCAAATGTTACCAGGCTTGGTTTTGCTGCTGCACACGATTCTCCAGCTCTGAAAATTCAAGAACCCAATTCTCTGCCCGACAATGGAGTGACAACTAATCCTTCTG GTTTGAAAAATGCAGGGACGCCTTCATTTGCTAACATAATGTCCAGAGCAAAATCTGTTGAAACTTTGGATGCACCCAAGATGAACGAGGTGGGGAAGAAGGGGAAGAAACCGAGTCGAGTCCTTTTGTCGACGGCAGGAGGTCGGCGCTATTGA